One Sphaerisporangium krabiense DNA segment encodes these proteins:
- the bioD gene encoding dethiobiotin synthase produces MSVLVVTGTGTGVGKTVVTAALAALALARDVPVAVVKPAQTGVAPGEPGDLDEIIRLSGVTTTFEFARYPDPLSPAAAARVSGLAPVSLAEAADRVDELARTHRLVLVEGAGGLLVRFDEDGATIADLARRLRAPVLVVAAAGLGTLNHTALTLEALAGRGLDLAGVVIGAWPSEPDLAERCNVCDLETLAARPLAGALPEGAGALDRDAFARVAHRGLGSLLGGGFDPSRFRATLSL; encoded by the coding sequence GTGAGCGTCCTGGTGGTCACCGGCACCGGCACCGGCGTGGGCAAGACCGTCGTGACCGCGGCCCTCGCCGCGCTGGCCTTGGCGCGCGACGTGCCCGTCGCGGTGGTCAAACCCGCCCAGACCGGCGTCGCACCCGGGGAGCCCGGCGATCTGGACGAGATCATCCGCCTGTCCGGCGTCACCACGACGTTCGAGTTCGCCCGCTATCCCGACCCGCTGTCCCCGGCCGCCGCGGCCCGCGTGTCCGGGCTCGCGCCGGTGTCCCTGGCCGAGGCCGCCGACCGCGTGGACGAGCTCGCGCGGACGCACCGGCTGGTGCTGGTCGAGGGCGCGGGCGGCCTGCTGGTCCGCTTCGACGAGGACGGCGCCACCATCGCCGACCTGGCCCGCCGGCTGCGCGCCCCCGTCCTGGTCGTGGCCGCCGCCGGTCTCGGCACCCTGAACCACACGGCGCTGACGCTGGAGGCGCTCGCCGGCCGCGGCCTGGACCTGGCGGGCGTGGTCATCGGCGCGTGGCCGAGCGAGCCGGACCTTGCGGAACGCTGCAACGTCTGCGACCTGGAGACGCTGGCCGCCCGTCCGCTCGCCGGCGCGCTCCCCGAGGGCGCGGGCGCGCTGGACCGCGACGCCTTCGCCCGCGTGGCCCATCGGGGACTGGGGTCCCTGCTCGGCGGCGGGTTCGACCCTTCTCGCTTCCGGGCAACCCTTAGTCTGTGA
- a CDS encoding GntR family transcriptional regulator — MTEDSPRVPKYYDVKKNLLELTKSLPAGAALPPERALAVRFETSRTTVRQALTELVIEGRLLRIQGKGTFVAQPKVAQVLQLTSYTGDLRTVGLEPDTKILDINYITADETLARRLGINPGGRVLRIHRLRLANGEPMSIDTTHLSARRFSRLRRELEVHSSLYETLHNAYNVQLTDAEEIIETVLATPYDAQILGVDVGLPMLLLTRHAFDAEGHPVEWAQSLYRGDRYKFVTRLRRPPESGPAAR; from the coding sequence GTGACGGAAGATTCTCCCCGGGTTCCGAAATACTACGACGTCAAGAAGAACCTGCTGGAACTCACCAAATCTCTGCCCGCCGGCGCGGCCCTGCCGCCCGAGCGTGCTCTCGCCGTGCGCTTCGAGACCTCGCGCACGACCGTGCGGCAGGCCCTCACCGAGCTGGTCATCGAGGGCCGCCTGCTGCGCATCCAGGGCAAGGGCACCTTCGTCGCCCAGCCCAAGGTGGCGCAGGTGCTGCAACTGACGTCGTACACGGGAGATCTGCGGACGGTCGGCCTCGAACCGGACACCAAGATCCTCGACATCAACTACATCACGGCCGACGAGACGCTGGCGCGCCGCCTGGGCATCAACCCCGGCGGGCGCGTGCTGCGCATCCACCGCCTGCGGCTGGCCAACGGCGAGCCGATGTCGATCGACACCACCCACCTGTCGGCACGGCGCTTCTCGCGGCTGCGCCGGGAGCTCGAAGTGCACTCCTCTCTCTACGAGACCCTGCACAACGCCTACAACGTGCAGCTCACCGACGCCGAGGAGATCATAGAGACCGTTCTGGCGACGCCGTACGACGCCCAGATCCTCGGCGTGGACGTCGGCCTGCCGATGCTGCTGCTCACCCGGCACGCCTTCGACGCCGAGGGCCACCCGGTGGAGTGGGCGCAGTCGCTGTACCGCGGCGACCGGTACAAGTTCGTGACGCGCCTGCGCAGGCCCCCCGAGTCCGGGCCCGCGGCGCGGTGA
- a CDS encoding 8-amino-7-oxononanoate synthase, with translation MEDNVVPAGPVTRPGDVPAGDGTYETMRTDPLERLRTAAAAREAAGLRRALRPRTPAHDGLIDVASNDYLGLSRDPRLIEAAVAAVQEWGAGSTGSRLVTGSTRLHAELEERLAAFAGAPRALVFSSGYLANLAAVATLGAGGLVVSDEGNHASIIDACRLSRARVAVTPHNDPAAVEKALAARQEEHAVVVTDAVFSVDGDLAPIAELYEAAARHGALLIVDEAHSLGVIGDGGRGAVHAAGLAGAPDIVRTVTLSKSLGAQGGAVLGAPEIVDTLVDTGRAFIFDTGLAPASVASALAALDIVSGHPDLPGRARDIAVALARAVRERGLPTLEPAAAVVPVVLGPPDAALAAAAVFAEHGVRAGCFRPPSVPSGRSCLRLTARANLSSDDLAVIGRALTAVAEMKVSV, from the coding sequence ATGGAGGACAATGTGGTGCCCGCCGGACCTGTGACGCGTCCGGGGGACGTGCCCGCCGGTGACGGGACGTACGAGACCATGAGAACCGACCCCCTGGAGCGACTCCGCACGGCCGCCGCCGCACGCGAGGCGGCCGGGCTGCGGCGCGCCCTGCGCCCCCGCACCCCGGCCCACGACGGGCTCATCGACGTGGCCTCCAACGACTACCTGGGCCTGTCCCGCGACCCGCGGCTGATCGAGGCCGCCGTGGCCGCCGTCCAGGAGTGGGGCGCGGGCTCGACCGGGTCACGGCTGGTCACCGGCTCGACGAGGCTGCACGCCGAGCTGGAGGAACGGCTCGCCGCCTTCGCCGGCGCCCCGCGCGCCCTGGTGTTCTCCTCCGGCTACCTGGCCAACCTGGCCGCGGTGGCGACGCTCGGCGCGGGCGGGCTGGTGGTCAGCGACGAGGGCAACCACGCGTCGATCATCGACGCCTGCCGCCTGTCGCGCGCCCGGGTCGCGGTCACCCCGCACAACGACCCGGCGGCCGTCGAGAAGGCGCTGGCCGCGCGCCAGGAGGAGCACGCCGTCGTGGTGACCGACGCCGTGTTCTCCGTGGACGGCGACCTCGCGCCCATCGCCGAGCTGTACGAGGCCGCCGCCCGGCACGGCGCGCTGCTGATCGTGGACGAGGCGCATTCCCTGGGCGTGATCGGGGACGGCGGACGCGGCGCCGTACACGCCGCGGGGCTCGCCGGCGCGCCGGATATTGTGAGAACGGTCACATTGTCCAAGTCCCTTGGCGCACAGGGGGGAGCCGTGCTAGGCGCCCCGGAGATAGTGGACACGCTGGTGGACACCGGACGGGCGTTCATCTTCGACACCGGCCTCGCCCCGGCGTCCGTTGCGTCGGCACTGGCGGCGCTTGATATCGTGAGCGGCCATCCTGACCTGCCGGGACGGGCGCGCGACATCGCGGTCGCGCTGGCGCGCGCCGTCCGGGAGCGAGGCCTGCCCACCCTGGAGCCGGCGGCGGCGGTCGTCCCGGTCGTGCTCGGCCCTCCGGACGCCGCGCTCGCCGCCGCCGCGGTGTTCGCGGAGCACGGAGTGCGCGCGGGGTGCTTCCGCCCGCCTTCCGTGCCCTCCGGCCGGTCTTGTCTGAGGTTGACCGCACGGGCCAACCTGAGTTCGGATGATCTCGCGGTGATCGGACGCGCGCTCACCGCGGTGGCCGAGATGAAGGTGAGCGTGTGA
- a CDS encoding PAS domain-containing sensor histidine kinase, producing MPTLSDLVARHTTLDPADLEWMQSLVSDWQLLADLSFADLVLWIPLRDESAWVAVAQMRPTTGPTVYHDDVVGSIVAAGERPLIDTAWRERRICREGDPDWSSGVPVREETIPVRRDDHFVAVIQRSTNLSSARTPSRLELTYLQSASDLAQMVAEGRFPFPEDGPILVRSPRVGDGLLRLDRAGRVTYASPNALSAYRRLGLNADLVGSELGKTTAALCYSDEPINEDLMLVASGRAPRETEVEAGANVVQLRAIPLIVGGGRIGALVLIRDVTELRRRERELLTKDATIREIHHRVKNNLQTVAALLRLQARRLQVPEGREALEEAVRRVGSIAIVHETLSHTPEEIVDFDDIADRVIAMTGEVSAANVMPRRVGGFGMLPATIATPMAMVLTELLQNAVQHGFAYGSGSIMVMVSRTEERLDLIVADDGQGLPEGFDLEASTSLGLQIVRTLVVGELSGRLAVRPRQGGGTEVSLTIPVQPAS from the coding sequence GTGCCGACTCTCAGCGATTTGGTGGCGCGCCACACGACCCTCGATCCCGCCGACCTCGAATGGATGCAGTCGCTGGTCTCCGACTGGCAGCTCCTCGCCGACCTGTCCTTCGCCGACCTGGTGCTGTGGATCCCCCTGCGCGACGAGTCCGCCTGGGTCGCCGTCGCGCAGATGCGGCCCACCACCGGTCCGACCGTCTACCACGACGACGTGGTCGGCTCCATCGTCGCCGCGGGCGAGCGCCCCCTGATCGACACGGCCTGGCGCGAGCGCCGCATCTGCCGCGAGGGCGACCCGGACTGGTCCAGCGGCGTCCCGGTCCGCGAGGAGACCATCCCGGTGCGGCGCGACGACCATTTCGTGGCGGTGATCCAGCGTTCCACCAACCTGTCCTCGGCGCGCACGCCGTCCCGGCTGGAGCTCACCTACCTGCAGAGCGCCTCCGACCTGGCGCAGATGGTCGCCGAGGGGCGGTTCCCCTTCCCCGAGGACGGGCCCATCCTCGTCCGCTCGCCCCGCGTGGGCGACGGGCTGCTGCGGCTGGACCGGGCCGGGCGGGTCACCTACGCCTCGCCGAACGCGCTGTCGGCCTACCGCAGGCTCGGCCTCAACGCCGACCTGGTGGGCTCCGAGTTGGGCAAGACCACGGCGGCGCTGTGCTACTCCGACGAGCCCATCAACGAGGACCTCATGCTGGTGGCGAGCGGCCGCGCGCCCCGGGAGACCGAGGTGGAGGCCGGGGCCAACGTCGTGCAGCTCCGGGCGATCCCGCTGATCGTGGGCGGCGGTCGCATCGGCGCCCTGGTGCTGATCCGGGACGTCACCGAGCTGCGCCGCCGCGAGCGCGAGCTGCTGACCAAGGACGCCACCATCCGCGAGATCCACCATCGGGTGAAGAACAACCTGCAGACGGTGGCCGCGCTGCTGAGGCTCCAGGCGCGGCGGCTCCAGGTGCCCGAGGGGCGGGAGGCCCTGGAGGAGGCCGTGCGCCGCGTCGGCTCGATCGCGATCGTCCACGAGACCCTTTCCCATACTCCTGAAGAGATCGTCGACTTCGACGACATCGCCGACCGCGTCATCGCGATGACCGGCGAGGTCTCGGCCGCCAACGTGATGCCGCGCCGGGTGGGCGGCTTCGGCATGCTGCCCGCGACCATCGCCACCCCGATGGCGATGGTGCTGACCGAGTTGCTGCAGAACGCCGTCCAGCACGGTTTCGCCTACGGCAGCGGCAGCATCATGGTGATGGTGTCGCGCACGGAGGAACGGCTGGACCTGATCGTCGCCGACGACGGTCAGGGGCTCCCCGAGGGGTTCGACCTGGAGGCGTCCACGAGCCTCGGGCTGCAGATCGTCCGCACGCTGGTGGTGGGGGAGCTGTCGGGCCGCCTGGCGGTCAGGCCACGCCAGGGCGGGGGTACCGAGGTCTCGCTGACGATCCCGGTGCAGCCGGCCTCGTGA
- a CDS encoding WhiB family transcriptional regulator, producing the protein MDWRHRAACRDVDPELFFPIGNTGPALMQIEEAKQVCRSCPVVDACLKWAIESGQDAGVWGGLSEDERRALKRRTARARARAAV; encoded by the coding sequence ATGGACTGGCGCCACCGCGCTGCCTGCCGTGACGTGGACCCCGAGCTGTTCTTCCCGATCGGCAACACCGGGCCGGCACTCATGCAGATAGAAGAGGCCAAGCAGGTGTGCCGCTCCTGCCCGGTCGTCGACGCCTGCCTGAAGTGGGCCATCGAGTCCGGTCAGGACGCCGGCGTGTGGGGCGGTCTCAGCGAGGACGAACGCCGCGCGCTCAAGCGCCGCACCGCCCGCGCCCGCGCCCGCGCGGCCGTCTGA
- a CDS encoding diacylglycerol/lipid kinase family protein encodes MRALLLTNPKATSTNRRTRDVLVRALGAEVDLTVEQTGYRGHAAVLAATAREKGFDVVAVLGGDGTINEAVNGMAGGDGPPPALIVIPGGSANVFARALGLPNDPVEATGAVLEAIREDRRRTVSLGQAFWEDRADGPAGRYFTFCAGMGYDAEVVRAVEGLRGAGYKASPGRYVHTALRHYLMTDRHHPALRLELPHRPPVDGVFMAIISNTAPWTWLGDRPVNPTPWAGFDTGLDLLGMRRMGTAAMLRLVGQIVGERVGLPRGGYLVHVHDEEEFTITAARPTAFQLDGDYLGECERVRFRSVPSALQVLV; translated from the coding sequence ATGCGGGCACTCCTCCTGACCAACCCCAAGGCGACCTCCACCAACCGCAGGACACGCGACGTCCTCGTCCGCGCGCTCGGGGCGGAGGTCGACCTGACGGTGGAGCAGACCGGCTACCGCGGGCACGCCGCGGTCCTGGCCGCGACCGCGCGCGAGAAGGGGTTCGACGTCGTGGCCGTCCTCGGCGGCGACGGCACCATCAACGAGGCCGTGAACGGCATGGCCGGCGGCGACGGCCCGCCCCCGGCGCTGATCGTGATCCCCGGGGGCAGCGCCAACGTGTTCGCCCGCGCCCTCGGCCTGCCGAACGATCCGGTGGAGGCGACGGGCGCGGTGCTGGAGGCCATCCGGGAGGACCGCCGCCGCACCGTCAGCCTGGGCCAGGCGTTCTGGGAGGACCGGGCCGACGGCCCCGCCGGCAGGTACTTCACCTTCTGCGCGGGGATGGGGTACGACGCGGAGGTCGTGCGGGCGGTCGAGGGCCTGCGCGGCGCCGGGTACAAGGCCTCCCCCGGCCGCTACGTGCACACCGCGCTGCGGCACTACCTCATGACCGACCGCCACCACCCGGCGCTGCGGCTGGAGCTGCCGCACCGCCCGCCGGTCGACGGCGTCTTCATGGCGATCATCTCCAACACCGCGCCGTGGACGTGGCTCGGCGACCGTCCGGTCAATCCGACGCCGTGGGCGGGGTTCGACACGGGGCTGGACCTGCTGGGGATGCGGCGCATGGGCACGGCCGCGATGCTGCGGCTGGTCGGGCAGATAGTCGGCGAGCGGGTGGGGCTGCCCCGCGGCGGGTATCTCGTGCACGTACACGACGAGGAGGAGTTCACGATCACGGCCGCGCGGCCGACGGCGTTCCAGCTCGACGGCGACTATCTCGGCGAGTGTGAGCGGGTGCGGTTCCGCTCCGTGCCATCGGCGTTACAAGTTCTGGTCTAA
- a CDS encoding RNA polymerase sigma factor SigF, which produces MAGSESTVPDRVRARGLFGELAELPADDPRRQRIRDELVELHLPLVEYLARRFRNRGEWLDDLTQVATIGLIKSIDRFDLARGVEFSTYATPTIVGEIKRHFRDKGWAVRVPRRLQELKLSLTKAISELSQRQGRAPTVAELAAHLQMSEEEVLEGLESANAYSTVSLDAPDSGDDDAPAVSDSLGIVDESLEGVEYRESLKPLLERLPPREKRILLLRFFGNMTQSQIATELGISQMHVSRLLARTLAQLREGLTAED; this is translated from the coding sequence ATGGCCGGCAGTGAGAGCACCGTCCCCGACAGGGTGCGGGCGCGAGGCCTGTTCGGCGAGCTCGCGGAGCTTCCCGCCGACGATCCCCGCCGCCAGCGCATCCGCGACGAACTGGTCGAGCTCCACCTCCCGCTGGTGGAGTACCTGGCGCGTCGCTTCCGCAACCGCGGCGAGTGGCTGGACGATCTCACGCAGGTCGCCACCATCGGCCTCATCAAGTCGATCGACCGGTTCGACCTCGCCCGCGGCGTCGAGTTCTCGACCTACGCCACGCCCACCATCGTCGGCGAGATCAAGCGGCATTTCCGCGACAAGGGCTGGGCGGTGCGGGTGCCGCGCCGCCTGCAGGAGCTGAAGCTGTCGCTCACCAAGGCGATAAGCGAGCTGTCCCAGCGCCAGGGCCGCGCTCCGACCGTCGCCGAGCTGGCCGCCCACCTGCAGATGAGCGAGGAGGAGGTGCTGGAGGGCCTGGAGTCCGCCAACGCCTACTCCACGGTCTCGCTCGACGCCCCCGACTCCGGGGACGACGACGCGCCCGCCGTCTCCGACTCCCTGGGCATCGTGGACGAGTCCCTGGAGGGCGTCGAGTACCGGGAGTCGCTCAAGCCGCTGCTCGAACGGCTGCCGCCGCGCGAGAAGCGCATTCTCCTGCTGCGGTTCTTCGGGAACATGACCCAGTCGCAGATCGCCACCGAGCTCGGCATCTCCCAGATGCACGTCTCGCGGCTGCTCGCCCGCACGCTGGCCCAGCTCCGCGAGGGCCTCACCGCCGAGGACTGA
- a CDS encoding anti-sigma factor: MTDETATRADGIPGGLAGIRDAVSVRLPAASAYLSVLRTATAGLAARLDFTLDEIEDLRIAVDEACAMLLGHAVPGTDLIAEFELTGQEMIVRVEVSTVGQAEPKRDDFAWMVLTALADDVDAETDTPDRMGIVLHKRRGSARLT, translated from the coding sequence GTGACCGACGAGACAGCGACGCGTGCGGACGGCATCCCCGGCGGCCTTGCGGGAATCCGTGACGCGGTGAGCGTGCGACTGCCCGCCGCCAGCGCCTATCTGTCCGTGCTGCGCACGGCGACGGCCGGGCTCGCGGCGCGGCTCGACTTCACGCTGGACGAGATCGAGGATCTTCGTATCGCGGTCGACGAGGCGTGCGCCATGTTGCTGGGCCATGCCGTCCCCGGCACCGACCTGATCGCCGAGTTCGAGCTCACCGGCCAGGAGATGATCGTCAGGGTCGAGGTGAGCACGGTCGGTCAGGCCGAGCCGAAACGCGATGACTTCGCCTGGATGGTGCTCACCGCGCTCGCCGACGACGTGGACGCCGAGACCGACACCCCCGACCGCATGGGCATCGTGCTGCACAAGCGCCGAGGCTCTGCGAGGCTGACGTGA
- the sodN gene encoding superoxide dismutase, Ni, whose amino-acid sequence MLARLLRPGHVASAHCDLPCGVYDPAQARIEAESVKAIMQKYADNDDPVFRARALTIKEERAELVKHHLWVLWTDYFKPPHVEKYPQLHQLFWDATKLAGAAGAKGTVDVSKAEDLLGKIDEISKIFWETKAA is encoded by the coding sequence ATGCTCGCACGACTGTTGCGGCCCGGCCATGTCGCGTCCGCGCACTGCGACCTGCCCTGCGGTGTCTACGACCCCGCCCAGGCGCGGATCGAGGCGGAGTCCGTGAAGGCGATCATGCAGAAGTACGCCGACAACGACGACCCCGTGTTCCGCGCGCGCGCTCTGACGATCAAGGAGGAGCGCGCCGAGCTGGTCAAGCACCACCTGTGGGTTCTCTGGACCGACTACTTCAAGCCCCCGCACGTGGAGAAGTACCCCCAGCTGCACCAGCTCTTCTGGGACGCCACCAAGCTCGCCGGCGCGGCGGGCGCCAAGGGCACCGTCGATGTGAGCAAGGCCGAGGACCTTCTCGGAAAGATCGACGAGATCTCGAAGATCTTCTGGGAGACCAAGGCGGCCTGA
- a CDS encoding S24 family peptidase, translating to MRVRVEGESMSPALRPGDWVVVRRGAPVRPGDVVLARLPGDPGTMIVKRAAWREPGGWWLESDNQRAPGRKDSWDFGAVPAALVLGRVVFRYWPAGRVGGVAGGDALRRDGR from the coding sequence ATGCGGGTACGGGTCGAGGGGGAGTCGATGTCCCCCGCGCTGCGGCCCGGCGACTGGGTGGTGGTGCGCCGCGGCGCGCCCGTGCGTCCGGGGGACGTGGTCCTGGCCCGGCTTCCCGGCGACCCCGGGACCATGATCGTCAAGCGTGCGGCGTGGCGCGAGCCCGGCGGTTGGTGGCTGGAGAGCGACAACCAGCGGGCCCCTGGCCGCAAGGACAGCTGGGATTTCGGCGCCGTGCCCGCCGCGCTCGTGCTCGGCCGGGTGGTGTTCCGCTACTGGCCGGCCGGGCGTGTCGGCGGCGTGGCCGGCGGCGACGCGCTCAGGCGGGACGGCCGCTGA
- a CDS encoding CGNR zinc finger domain-containing protein: protein MDLTSYAELAVLLVNSEEPLDSLDGARRFLVEAGRAAHAGRLTREDLRVLRELRAELAAVFAAAAVRDEEGVVERLNSLLVRRPVHPQISRHDGQRWHLHLTEGGRLGDEYATGAVMGLTALVTELGVDRLGLCQAAPCRRVYLDTSSNRSRRYCSERCASRANVAAYRARRRELSGRPA from the coding sequence GTGGACCTGACGTCATACGCCGAGCTGGCCGTCCTGCTCGTCAACAGCGAAGAGCCCTTGGACTCCCTCGACGGCGCCCGGCGGTTCCTGGTCGAGGCCGGCCGCGCCGCGCACGCGGGGCGCCTCACCCGCGAGGACCTGCGCGTGCTGCGCGAACTGCGCGCCGAGCTGGCCGCCGTCTTCGCCGCCGCGGCCGTCCGCGACGAGGAGGGGGTCGTCGAGCGGCTCAACTCCCTGCTGGTCCGCAGGCCCGTCCACCCGCAGATCTCCCGCCACGACGGGCAGCGCTGGCACCTGCACCTGACCGAGGGCGGGCGGCTCGGCGACGAGTACGCCACCGGCGCGGTCATGGGCCTGACCGCCCTGGTCACCGAGCTGGGCGTGGACAGGCTCGGGCTGTGCCAGGCCGCGCCCTGCCGCCGGGTGTACCTCGACACCTCCTCCAACCGGTCGCGCCGCTACTGCTCCGAGCGCTGCGCCAGCCGCGCCAACGTGGCCGCCTACCGCGCGCGCCGCCGGGAGCTCAGCGGCCGTCCCGCCTGA
- a CDS encoding NAD(P)-dependent malic enzyme produces MAVTPFSASLESLDVDPIFAVHRGGKIEVRSTIPVRDADDLSLAYTPGVAQVCTAIAEQPDLVNDYTWVGGTVAVVSDGTAVLGLGDIGPAAAMPVMEGKALLFKEFAGVDAVPICLDCTDVDALVETVARLAPSFGGINLEDISAPRCFEVEDRLRERLSIPVFHDDQHGTAIVVTAALRNAARVTGRSLGDLRAVVAGAGASGVAVTRMLLNAGIGDIAVSDSKGMIYQGREGLNPSKRALAEVTNRGGFTGSTEEALAGADVFVGLSGSTLPEGAVASMATDAIVFALSNPTPEVLPEVARRHARVVATGRSDFPNQINNVLAFPGVFRGALDVRASAITEAMKVAAADALADVVGEDLSADYIIPSPFDQRVAPAVASAVAHQARLDGVARR; encoded by the coding sequence GTGGCCGTCACGCCGTTCTCCGCTTCTCTCGAATCCCTCGACGTCGATCCGATCTTCGCCGTGCACCGCGGCGGGAAGATCGAGGTCCGTTCCACCATTCCCGTCCGTGACGCGGACGACCTCTCGCTCGCCTACACGCCGGGCGTGGCCCAGGTGTGCACCGCCATCGCCGAGCAGCCCGACCTGGTCAACGACTACACCTGGGTCGGCGGCACCGTGGCGGTCGTCTCCGACGGCACGGCCGTGCTGGGCCTCGGCGACATCGGGCCGGCCGCCGCCATGCCGGTCATGGAGGGCAAGGCGCTGCTGTTCAAGGAGTTCGCCGGCGTCGACGCCGTGCCGATCTGCCTCGACTGCACCGACGTGGACGCCCTGGTGGAGACCGTCGCGCGGCTCGCGCCCTCCTTCGGCGGCATCAACCTGGAGGACATCAGCGCGCCCCGCTGCTTCGAGGTCGAGGACCGGTTGCGCGAGCGGCTCTCGATCCCCGTCTTCCACGACGACCAGCACGGCACGGCCATCGTCGTGACGGCCGCCCTGCGCAACGCCGCCCGCGTCACAGGCCGGTCCCTCGGCGACCTGCGCGCGGTGGTGGCCGGCGCCGGCGCCTCCGGCGTCGCGGTGACCAGGATGCTGCTCAACGCCGGTATCGGCGACATCGCCGTGTCCGACTCCAAGGGCATGATCTACCAGGGCCGCGAGGGGCTGAACCCCTCCAAGCGGGCGCTCGCCGAGGTCACCAACCGGGGCGGCTTCACCGGCTCCACCGAGGAGGCCCTGGCCGGGGCGGACGTCTTCGTCGGCCTGTCCGGCTCCACCCTCCCCGAGGGCGCCGTGGCCTCCATGGCGACCGACGCGATCGTGTTCGCCCTGTCCAACCCCACGCCCGAGGTCCTCCCCGAGGTCGCGAGGCGGCACGCGCGCGTGGTGGCGACCGGCCGCTCCGACTTCCCCAACCAGATCAACAACGTGCTCGCCTTCCCCGGCGTGTTCCGCGGCGCCCTCGACGTCCGGGCCTCGGCCATCACCGAGGCCATGAAGGTCGCCGCGGCCGACGCGCTCGCCGATGTCGTCGGCGAGGACCTCTCGGCCGACTACATCATCCCGAGCCCGTTCGACCAGCGCGTCGCCCCCGCGGTCGCCTCGGCCGTGGCCCACCAGGCCCGGCTGGACGGCGTCGCCCGCAGGTAG
- a CDS encoding trypsin-like serine peptidase: protein MTIRAKHLILPLGAAVTATGLIGAALTSSAEATAKPQPTNVSLASSKGKASDIAKFWTANGGRQLKAASRYSNDTAVKGKVKFGGSDAAPDGKTGSIPPIGQEKVKPTKVKNVNLPRTIGKVFFRVNGKPYWCSASSVQSKYHNLVATAGHCVYNTDLNRETLDRWVFIPGYYQGKAPWGVYVGKSAYTHYDLAVYEDYDSDYAFVTVYNGIDARTWKDAGRLGDNVGGQGFAWNQKIGRPVYVFGYPAGPHPDGDKPYTGVTPKWCYGKTKPAGVAAAYKAEAQIAVKCSMTAGAAGAPWIDGYSSTKRLGYINGVTSLLGDSDGNGRYDFSSSPYFDSETYAVYRKAANMWSGSIR, encoded by the coding sequence ATGACAATCCGAGCCAAGCACCTCATCCTCCCCCTGGGCGCCGCCGTCACCGCCACCGGTCTGATCGGCGCCGCTCTCACCTCGTCCGCCGAGGCCACGGCCAAGCCTCAGCCGACGAACGTCTCCCTCGCCTCCAGCAAGGGCAAGGCGAGCGACATCGCCAAGTTCTGGACCGCGAACGGCGGCAGGCAGCTCAAGGCCGCCTCCCGCTACTCCAACGACACCGCGGTCAAGGGCAAGGTCAAGTTCGGCGGCAGCGACGCGGCCCCCGACGGCAAGACCGGCAGCATCCCGCCGATCGGGCAGGAGAAGGTCAAGCCCACCAAGGTGAAGAACGTCAACCTGCCGCGCACGATCGGCAAGGTGTTCTTCCGGGTCAACGGCAAGCCGTACTGGTGCTCGGCCTCCTCGGTCCAGAGCAAGTACCACAACCTGGTCGCGACGGCCGGTCACTGCGTCTACAACACCGACCTCAACCGCGAGACCCTGGACCGCTGGGTGTTCATCCCCGGCTACTACCAGGGCAAGGCCCCGTGGGGCGTGTACGTCGGCAAGTCCGCTTACACCCACTACGACCTCGCGGTGTACGAGGACTACGACAGCGACTACGCCTTCGTCACCGTCTACAACGGCATCGACGCGCGGACCTGGAAGGACGCCGGCCGTCTCGGCGACAACGTCGGCGGCCAGGGCTTCGCCTGGAACCAGAAGATCGGCCGTCCGGTCTACGTCTTCGGCTACCCGGCGGGCCCGCACCCCGACGGCGACAAGCCCTACACGGGCGTCACGCCCAAGTGGTGCTACGGCAAGACCAAGCCCGCGGGCGTCGCGGCCGCCTACAAGGCCGAGGCGCAGATCGCCGTCAAGTGCTCCATGACGGCGGGCGCGGCCGGCGCTCCGTGGATCGACGGCTACAGCAGCACCAAGCGGCTCGGCTACATCAACGGCGTGACGAGCCTGCTCGGCGACTCCGACGGCAACGGCCGGTACGACTTCAGCAGCTCGCCGTACTTCGACAGCGAGACCTACGCGGTGTACCGCAAGGCCGCCAACATGTGGTCCGGCTCGATCCGCTGA